The region TTTAACTGCTGTTCCATGTCTTGTCTATATTGCTGTTCCCTTTCTTCCATTTGAGATGTCAGTTGCTTCCTAATAGAAACAATTTTTTGTTCAGCCTTTTTTTTCAGGTCTCCTATTTTAGCAGTGGTTTCTGAAGTAAGCCTCTCTTCCAAAGACTTTAATTCTTCCTCTTTGCTTTTCATTAAAGCCACTTTTGTTTCTTCAAATTCTTTTGATTTTCCCCCAAGGTCAACTTCCATGGTCtgcattttcttttgaaaaagtaGTACTTCTTGTTCCATCTCCTTAAGCATTTTATCCTTTTGAATAACTGCCACCCGAGTTTGTTGAAGCTCTTGTGCCAGCTCTTTTTGCTCATTGTTCTGCTCATTGTGCCTTTTGAGTTCATCCATTAAGGAAtcattttctgctgttttccGAGTGATGTGTTCTTCAAGCTCAGCAATTCTTGCTGTATGGATTTTTAACTCGGCTACCAAATCAGACTCTTGTTTTTCTCTTCCAATCTGCTTTTGTTCCAGTAAGCCTTTCAAATGCTCTATGTGCTTGGTTTGCTTATCACAAACTTCCTTCATTTTATTCAATTCCTCTTCTTTTTCAATAGCATGGTTATTACCGAGTTCAACTTTGTTTTGTAATTCTTTAATCGTGTTATGATTCTGTGTAAATCTTGACTGGGCTTTCTTCTTCCACTCCGACAACTTGTTCATCCAGTGGTCTACCTGTTCAAGAGCAGTTGCTTTTTCTTGACTCAGTGTTTCAATTCTGGAAGACAATTCTTGCACCTCATTCAACAGCTGAAGTCGATTTTCTTTGTGTTGCTTGTTTAACAGAGTTGTGGCAGCATCTTTTTCAGATTTGTCGATTTCAAGCTGACTGACAAGCTTGTTAAGATCAGTGATGTTTGCCTTCTTTTCATTTAGCTCCTTCTTCAGAGAAGTGACAGCATTAATATGCTCAGACAATTCTTTCTTCAATTGTGTGATGAAAGTTTCTTTCTCTGTTGCTGCTTCCTGCTGGTGTCCTCCTTCTTTTTGCAATTGCTCTTTTTCTGTTTCGAGTCTGTCAACATCCACTTTCATAGACATTATCAAGTTTTCCTTTTCTTGCAAGTGTTGTTTTGATTCTTTGAAACAGTGGGTTAAAGTATCATGACTCTCTCTTATTTGTTTAAGTTGAGCTTCTAGGTCAGGAATTTTAGTGATTTTAATTAATAttgtttctttaatttttgttGTGCAATTGTGACAGTGTACAACTCTAGAAATTGCAGAAGAAattttttcattgcatttctcAAGCAGTTCAGCGATTTTTACTTCTAGGAAAGATTCTGCTTTCTGCTGGTAACCCTCTAGTTGTGTAGCTATATCCCTTGCAAGCTTCTCAAATTCCACTTTTTTTTGTTGAAGCTCCAAGTGTTTGTCCTCCAGTTTTTTCTCATAATCTTCACACTCTTTAGAATGTGACAATTTGAGAGCCTTGAGTTGTTCATCATATGTTTTCAACTTCTCTGCCAGCTCACCAACTTTGTTATTCTCTTTTTCTCCTACTGCTTTTACTTCACTTAGCTGTTCCTGGACTTCTATCTTCTCCTTCAGAGACAAACTAAGGTCATCCTCTAGTTTCtcaagttgctttttaaaatcagtttctCTTTGCGTCAAAACAGTGACTTGAGCTAATGTTTGCTGTAGCTGTTCTTGCAACTCATTCAACAATTTGTCCCTCTCTGTCTGTTCATTCTTTAACCGAGTAATATCTGCATTTCTGTCCTCCCTTTCAACACTGAAGGTGGCCAGTTTCTGTTTCAGGTCTCCTACTTCTTGATCTTTTTCTTGCAATTCCATTTCATGCTTTTCTCCAAGTTCTTCAGCCAGCTGACTCAGCTTCTTCTCCCACATTTGGACAACTTCTTCTAGTTCTTGTTTGTGAGCTTCAAGCAGGCTTTCTAGTTGTTCTTTCTGATTCTTCTCCAGTTTTGATACAGCATCATCAATTCCTGTTGAACTGGCATGGGCCATTTCCAACATTTTTAAATTGAATTGCTTCTCTTTCTGACTAAATTCCAACTGTTTATTCTCCATCTCCTTTTTGAGTTTTGCTTCCTGCTCTGAAAGTTTCTTCTTGAATCTctcctgcatttcctttcctttttctttaacttTCTCCATTTGGGTCTCTTGTTGCTTAAATTTAATTTCATATTCACTCTTTAAAGCGCTAATTTCTGCCTCTTTGGCTGATAGCTGCTGTCCAACTTTCTCAATTTGTTGATTCAATAGCCCCTTTGTTTGCTCAAGCTCATTTTCCTTGTCAGTAAAATGACTCTTTGCCTGATTTACCTCTTCTCTGAGATCTCTTAACTGTGATTCATGCTGTTCTGTCAGAGATGACACTTTCtgcatattttctttcttttgctcatCAAGTTCACATTTCAGATCATGTACGTCAGATATCCGAAACTTTAATTCAGCTTTGAGTTCATTCAGTTCAGCTTCGGTTTTTACAATCTGTTCACCAAGACGTGATTTTTCAGCTTCCACATTTACCAGCTTTTGCTGCAAATCTATTAACTTTTGCTCATAAATGCTTGCTTGTTCTCTGGCCATGTTCTCATTGGACTGAAAAaggccatctagttcagtagACTTTTCTTTGCATTCAATTtcagcctttccaagagattcCTTCAGTGTTTTCAAATGCTCTTCCAATTCCACTTggcatttctctttttcttccaagAGTAGCTTGAGTTGACTAATTTCATCTTTGAATGTTTTCTCCATGACTTCCTTATCTTTAAAGATAGTTTTAACTTGTTCCTTATGATGATTCTTCTCTTGCTCCAGCTTTGCCTCAAACTCTAGCTTTGCTTTATCTGCATCATCTTTTAATTTCGACAAACACTGTTCAAGATCTTGACGAATTTTTAGTGTGTCTGATAACTCAGAAGAGAGTGCTTCTAGCTCAGTTTGTTTCACATCAAGCTTTTCTAAAGTTTTTTCATTCATCTCTTCTATATGGCCATGAAATTgagtctctttctctttcaataCTTTAGTCACTTCATCAAGCTGCATTTTCAATTTCTCCATTTCCGACTGCTTCTGCAGTGTTAATGTATCAAGTTTTTCTGTCCAAACTTGTTGTTCTTGCCGTTTCACATCCTCAAGTTCTTCTCTATGTTTTTCAACCATGGCAGTGATTTCTTTATTGTGCCTGTTCTTTTCTGATTCTATTTGAGCAGTCAGTTCCTCCAACTGGTTGTCATTCTGCGAACACTTTGGAAGGGAACTTTCCAATTCTAGAATTCTCTGTTTAAAAGATTGGTTGAAAAATATCATCAATCCCTTTTTCTGTGACTGACTTCTACTTGAAGATAAATACTTCAATGAAATTATTACTATGAGCTATACATTTCAAAACATTATGACATAATCCATCCAAAATTAAGTACTTTCAAATCCCATTGATGGGAATGTTAAACATATGCTCCGCTGCCTCCCATTTTAATCAATAGAACTCCAAAGTACTGAACTTTGGCTGGATCGCACCCTCAATAAGTGCCAATTTTATATAGCCTTGATGTACAGAAGGAGAATGGGGAAATATTACTGGACCCAAAGCTGAGGAAAACTTCCAGAACTACTACATACTTTTTCTCATTAAAGTGGAATAAAGATACAAGAGCAAGGGGGTTCTCAAATTCCATCACAATGAATAATAACAAGAACAATTTGAATCTTCAAAGTATGACTAAGATAAGAAAGTCCTTAACAAAATATTTCCTCAAAAGAGCTAACTTTGGCGTTAGACTGAGCCAGTGATGGTCAGTTAAGTACCACAATGCAGTATTTGGCTCTTTCCTCCCATCTCCCTGTAAAATCACCCACAATTGTACATAAAGGCATAAGAGGCATGACATTATCGACTGCACAGGATGCCTGACAGATTAAAATCAGCACAACAGACTTACACAATGCTTTTGACATTATGTCTCCACATGGCCTAGGGCACACGTACCTTGGTTACAAGGTACAGTATACAGGTTCTAGGAACTAAGTGACTGGCTACTCTTGAATTAGAGGGGAAAGGTCACAATCACCTACCGAAGCATTTAAAGCTCCTGGAAAAGGGCACCAAACAAAGCAGTAGCTTGTACAAAAAGAAAGTTGTGTACCTGACTCCCAAACATGAATCCTGATAATTAATGTAATGTAAGGATGTATATCATATGCCTCCTATGTTGTTTCTATGACCACCAAGGGATGTGGAAGAGGAAGGCAAGGAAAGATGCAACAGGGGAATATGAGGTTAGGTtattctcctcctgctgcaacatATCTATTTAGAGACACTATGTTAGGCTCAAATCACAGTTTCTGCCCCCTTTGTTGTCTGCCTCAACTGATTTCACAATCTTTCTCATGAATcgcattgtgtttttaaaattataaattatgttgggagtcgcccagagtggctggggcaacccaatcagatgggtggcatataaataataaaatgtaaataataataataataataataataataataataataataaacagccaTGTCCTTTGGGGCCAagcaccctccccaaatttctCCCATTAGACGCAATTGTAGGTATGTATACCCCTCATATGCAGTTTACattttaggtttgtgcaataTAAAAAAGCAGTCAAATGTTCCAAATCTTTTACTCACGGTTTTGAAGGTTTCTATTTCTTGCTGCATGTCCTCTAGTTTTTTGTCACATTCCAACTGAATTGCTTTTTTCTGCAATTCCAGTTCTTCTAGGGCTAACGATTCCTGTTGTTCTTTTTCTTGTGTAGTCTGTAGGTGTTCACTCCGGCACTTTTCCTGTTTCAAGAattatgacttttttaaaaaagaaagtaccATAAAGTCACTGATCTATCAGCAGCACTAGGAGTATTAGCTACTTTAAAATTCTTgctcatacatttttttaaaaaaagtggataTCACACAAACCAATTAAAAATCCATGAAGAACCTTATAATTTTCTATTTTTCATGTAACTGTAAAGAATCTGAAAGTGAAGTTTCTGTGTGCAGAAAACGAAGAAATAGCAGCAATAATTTAGATTTAGAATTACTCTATTAGTCCTTATCTAACCTTACATATGTGCATGGCCAACAGTAAcagggtctaaggcaggcatgtcaaacttgcggccctccagatgttttgtactacaattcccatcttccccaaccactggtcctgctagctagggatcatgggagttgtaggccaaaacatctggagggccgcatgtttgacatgcctggtctaagggaAAAGCTCCCATGTCAAAACTCTGTAACCTTTCCTCAGCATAATTCCCTGACTCTACCTATCCATCCATAGGGATGCAAGCACATTTGTTCCATGGTATACAGGGAGCCTTCAACCAAACACAGCTTACTAATAATATGTGCATTTGCAAACACTTGAGTAAAGGTGAAAAAAGACTGCTTTTTCAGTTACACAACACAATGAAATATGGACAAGTTCTGTCTGGAAACTCTTATCTGGAAACCCACTTCCATACATTATGTTTCAGGTATATGTTTAAACCAAGCAAACTacctaaaagggggtgggggagaaagaaaaaggaagcatttAGAACAGATAGGCAAACTCTCCAAAACGTGTCAAAAGTTCAGAAGTTCCTCTTTATGTaatgtctagaacaggcatccccaaacttcggccctccggatgtttaggactacaattcccatcatccctgaccactggtcctgttagctagggatcatgggagttgtaggccaaaacatctggagggccacagtttggaggtgcctggtctagaacatcTAGGATTGGTTGCTGTAATGCACTGCATGTGCAGTTACCCTTGAAAACTATTAAAAAACTGGAGTTTGTTCAAAGTACACAATGTCCTGACTATTGAACTGGGACAAATCAGTAGTTATCCCGTCAATACTGAAAGCACTAGCTTCTTGCTAGCTTCCAAGCACAACTGAAAATACTAGTGCTCATCTTTAAAGCCTTCTAGAGTTTAGGACACTGGTCCCATACCAATTTCTCAGTATATCGAGGTCATTTTTGGAGGCTCTCCTCCAAGCGCCCCAACTTTCTGAGGTAAGAAAGGCGatgaccttctcagtggtgggaTCCCATTTGTAGAATTCCTCTCCTACGGAGGCCTACCATTTACTTACATTGTTATCCTTTTGACACCAGGCACCAACATTCTATTCTCCCaaactttttaatgcatttttgtgtttttgattAACATGAActtactgcattttattttagaaattgcTGAAGGGTGgtgtgcatatatgtatatattttaaataaataggtGTTATTATTCCCTTGGTCTGTAGATTCCCAGATATACATCCAAATGCATCTTTATGCACCAAGTTCCCCTATTCATACTTAGCTTTATTCATCATCACAAACACACGTATACACACACCAGACCCATCTGGCTCTTAAGAGACACTTACAAGAGCTGTTTTCATTTGTTCCTGAAACGCCTGGTCTTGAGCCCGTAATCTATCATTTAATATCTGTTCTTTGCTAGCCAATTCCCTTTTATGTAACTTTTCTAGTTCGGTAATCCGTTCTTCTGAAGATTTCTGCAAATTTGAAAGGCACACGTCTGATGTTACCCAAGAAACAAAGGTGCTTCTATATTATTGATCAAAGAGAAgtgaaataaagaacaaaaatgtgACTAGACAGATTGCTTTCTTGCAAGAAATGCTATTTGGtgctgaaaaaataaaaaaaagatccaAAAGGGTTCCAGTTCACATCTGCAATTCTATATACATTTACTAAGGAATAAGTCCCATTCACCTCAAAGAGGCAGAAAATTGCACTATGAATGACTCACATCTTCCCATTCAGTTCTTAATAGGCCTTCAAGAGTACAATTCTAattatgcttactcagaagtcccactgaatccaATGAGCCTTACTTCAAAGAATACATGCATAGAACGACAGccaaacagtgcaatcctattaatatttactcagaagtaacagaTGCATACAATAGAGTTAACTCCCAGAtaagtatgtacagtggtacctctacttatgaataactctacttacgaatgtttctacttacgaatggagctccgtccgccatcttggatgcggtttagataggatttttttctacttacgaatttttagatagggttttttctacttacaaatttttttctcccaatgcattcctatgggattcgacttacaattttttttgacttacaaatgtgcattcggaacgcattaaattcgtaagtagaggtaccactgtatagcattacAACCTTAGTCATATATTTCTGAGTGTTGCCTAGCAGCCAGGTTCAACACAATACTACAGAATCCATATACCCTTTCTTCCTTACAGAGATTCAAGCAATTCAATTTAGGAGAAAGCAGCAGAGAAAGTAGCATGATTAAAGCAGCAGAGAAAGTAGCACGATTAAACTCACAAATTCTTTTGTGTGTAAATCAAGGCTTTAATGGAACAGTGTAAAGCTGCAGGACTGATTTATTATCAGATACTTAGTATACTGCACTTTTATTCAGGCACACCCCAACAAGGGGAGATTGAACTCTGCCACTATTAACATGATATATTCTGATTTCAAAGTGAATTGTTACCTTATCTCTGCAGTTTACTTTACAGAAGATTTAGCCATTTACCTTCATAATATTAACCACCTCCTGCTTCACCCTTGTTAATTCCTGTTGGAGGCTCACACGCTCTTCCTCGCTTGCCTTTTCTACAGCCTTGATCCTTTCATCCATTTCTGCTTGCAGTTTCTTGCGTGCTTCTTCAGTCCTTTGGGCTGCACTGAGAGCCTTCTCAAGCTCTTCAAATGctgcagaaaacaagaaaaagaagaggtTATATGTATGGTTTAACATCGCAGAAACTCTAGACAAAGTAAAATTACCATATGTAGGCCATAGTCTCACTGAATAACCTAGCTAAAGAGAAATCATGAAGTCAGCCTGGAAAGGCAAACATTTAGTATCATGTCAACAAAATAAAACTCAGAAATCAAGGGACTAGGCTCTGCTTCCTGCTTGGTGTCAAACCTCTCAACCCTTAAAATAAATTGAACAATAATATTGTATAGAAGAGCTAATTCAAAAGAAATTCCCTTTTCACTCGACTGCATAGCAATTCTCAGGAGTCTATAAGAATGTCTGGAATGCCTGCACTCATGTAATCTTAAGAGCAGCTTCTTTGCATTAGAACCGTGAATAACTATACTGCCATTTAACTTTAATACAGTTTCTTTAAACTTTATTACAGCTCAATTGATGTCCTTGTTTTAGCTCTCTAGAAGACAGGTCAGAACACATTTCACCTGCAAATAACACTAAATCTAACCATGGCTAAGTGAGAACAACCAATGTTGGTGCACAAAGCAAAAATCACAGCCACTTCGTTCCTCCTCTGAGCCTCTTGCAGTACCAGAATCCAAGTCATGGTTTGCTTTGGCATTACCTGCAAATCCGAGCCAGGGTTTGTCGTCTCCAAACAAACAACGAGTGATAAGCAAATAGTTTAtttggagtgagacaaaccataAGCCTGGATTCACAAAAAATGCTAAGCCAAATGGTGATTTAGCTCTCAGTATTACCGCAGTAACAGGATGGAAGCAAAACAGCTGATCTTTTTGCTTTGTGCATCGGCAAGCTTGCTCATGTCAACCTAAGCCAGAGTTTGGCATAGTGTTATATGTGAACCAAGTCTGGGCAGTTCATAATTAATATTGCAACTTGCTGATTATTTACAATGCATATGACTATATGCTGGTATCGTCTTAGTCTTCCTTTTATGCAAATTTAGTTGTTGTCTTAGCTGCCTTGATTTTTTAAGATAGAAAAGTGGAATGACGATTATTTTAAATAcatgaaaaaataattttaaaattaaaaaatgttatgACTGAATGATATGACTGAAGAATTTTatatcaatgttgttgttttggcaTAGTAAAATCCTCAAGGagtgaaaaaaaaatcaggttgcCACATTAGTTAAATTgttaaaaaagcaatttacatTCCTCTACATGGGGGGACTCTTCCATAAAGACACTTTGCAATAGAAAAATGATGCCGTTAACTCCCTTTATGAAGCCTCTACCACATTAGCATGAGATTTGGCCACATGTGCCTTCCAGCACAGTTTAGAATGTATTTATCAATCTCAttgtactgaaatgtatgtgcattGTAATTCAGCACAAAGTATTTACATACATAGATAAAAATATACTTGTACGATAGTAACGGACAAATTTAGGAACTGCCATATAATCCAAACATTAACactactttattttaaaatatggcaccgcccatcttctctctcttttagtgAATTATCTATATGCAGTAGCATTGCCTGTTACTGGGCTATGGTTGCAAATGTCTAGCGCAGTGTCACAACATTGTCAAGGCTGCATACTTGggtgtaagctccactgaattcagtgggtcttactacTGAGTAGACACTCATAGGATTGTGCTAAATTTTATAAGGGGAAAGTGAAATGATTCAACATGAGAATGCTATTTTGGGTGGCAGCAGCATGTCAACTGCAACACACACTTTTCCCCTTAAGCTCTGATGGAGGATGAACAATGAAATCTCATAGTGCAATAAATCAGAATTTAATATGTCTAAAGATGTCAAACTTTCTAAAAGGCAGAGTTCATAAATGCACaggccatttttatttatttatttttagctttttGAAATGTAAAGTGGgtgaaaaagaaacacacattcaGGCCCACAGGCAAGAAGAACAGAAACTTTCCAGTAAAGACTAGGAATGACTACTCAAATGCAGAAACCCAGCAACATGCAGCTGCATTACCATAAATACAAACACACGACACCAGGAAGAAAGCTAGGCAAGCATGAAAACACAAGGAAGCAGCACTTCACAGAAACACATTCTGTTCTCTAAAAGTAAAATTTTATGCATCTCAGGCATCCTAACATAAGCAGAAACACAACATTACTATTTGAGGTAGCTAATTCTAATACAAGGGGCAGGTAGGTGCCAGCTAGCTGCAAATGATTGTGTATACTCATGAAGTTACACAAGTGTCCATGTTCACCTTTTACTCACTCAGTGAGTCTCTGGTTAAACCAAAGCTATAAAACCAAATTGTAAAACAGAGGTGGGTTTCCGTCCCCACTATACTAGCATAGCTGTTTCAAAGAAATCAATGTGCAAGCATATTCTGCAATTTGCACTTGACAAGAAATCtaagcaagagctgtttgacagtggaatggggtacttccaaagttgatgggctcccccttcattggaggtttttaaacagaggttggatggcaatttGTCAatgattatttagctgtgattccggGCATTGCAcaaggttggacaagatgacgcTTTGgttcccatccaactctacaattctaggtttCTATGAATCTAAGTACACAATGATAAATCACTTCCACTGAACTGATCACATTGTAGCTTTCACTATCCTGAGGCAAACATGAATGTTTCTCAAGGCAAATGCTGAAGGCATTCCTAAGCAATGCCACCAATGCAATTGAAACTACGAGCCACAAACAATAGATGAGATGGTAAGCCAGAGTTCTTGACTGTGCtccttcagactgcaggtgagaacagcagtggtttttttaaaaaaaattaaaagatgtaCTTTTAATTTAACTACACTTGGTCCTTATTGCAATCAATGAAAAGGGTTAGTCACAACCCAAGTCCCATTAGTTCAACAGGAAATAGTCCTTATTGAAATTGCTACAAAAAGTTAAGTACAACTACCTCTCAGACTAAATCCAAACCACTGACTTCAGTAGGGAAAAAAAACCTCACTGCCCCTCTCTCCACAGTAGAAAGCTGTGCAGTGGAAACCCATGCTTATCACCTAATCTGCTGTTTGTGAAAACTgtcatcactttttaaaaggagttTGTGATAAGGAAGAGGAGTGAAAGGAAGGGTTGAGCTTCACCTGAGCTAGCAAGCTTACATTCATATTctcaaaaatgcattttgtggGTTTCCACAAAATGGTCTATGAAATAATCAGCTATAGAAGAATGGTATCTTTTACTGGTCCAACTCTGTTTTAAAGCAAGTTATCAAGCTGTTGAACACAAGCTGAGCACACAGGTTCTCCATCAGTCATAGGGGATTTAAGATAAAGTATAAATTATCTGTTTTAATACATGAAAGCCTAGCTTCTCACCTTGCACTAACAAATAAAGATTCAGAGAAAGTTCAATTGACTTTTGCTGGACAAAGAGATAGCTCATGGCTCAGAGTGTTTCAGTGGAAAATATCACATTTGACTACGCTCTGTGGGATTCTAAGGGATAAAAGAAACACTACCAGGCTGCAGAATGTTGGCAATTGAAttgatgttgtgtcaaaaaagATGAAGGCAGCAATATACAAGAGTGTGTTGCATCATTATGAGCCACAGAGTGGTATTCTGTGAAATCAACAGCATATCCTTTTTCTCTACTGGAACTGGTGAAGGAAAATGATGAGCACAAtttgcaattatttttaaaacactcttcattttttttaaaaaaagttaagtgCCAGCCATAAGCCAACTCCTTGCTTTTGCTCTGATGAAATACCTAGGTGTGGTTCAAAAGCTTGCAACAAATTTTCATAAACAACTAGAGTTGGTGCAATAAAAGCTATCTTTACCTCTTTCTTTTAAGTCTTTCATGCCATATTAACTGATGTCTTCAACTTATGGCGCTATCTAGTGGTGaaagcaggagaaagcagcaTGGAACCAAATTATGCAGACTAGGAAATACTCATTTAGTCTGTTTCAACAAGTATGCAAGAAATGGAAGCGCAGAACTGTAACAAAAAAAATCATCTAGTCAAAACAACATTCTCTTACATTTAGGCAACCTGCACCAATAATGATTTTGAATAAGCACCTGAATATATAAAAGAGTTTCTTGTCTATGAATGAAACAGCTTTTATGCAAAGAAGGAAAACAATTACAAGGATTTATTTGAAATGGTTGTTTTACATGGCCAAACACTGGCGAACCCTCACAATGTTTTGTGCGGAATATTTAATACTGGTATAATGCTGAAGTTTGAATTATGAGAAATTAATGTACAAGTTATTATAACATAACCGATTTCCAAGAGCTGTAAACAAATATTCTAAAGCGTTAAAGAGATTTAATTGCATTGAACTGAAGGCACTCACTTTAGGTATTGCCTGAGAAGCACAGAATTTACTTTCTAAAGCCCTCTGCAAGCAGCAGTTGAGTGATATTAAGTAAGAGATCCCTTACCCCAATCCTGTTCATACAAGGCTTGGGAAAGGCACCATGATTCACTTATTGGCATGTGTGGATGCACAAAAATAAGATGCTTAGTGAGATTTTAACACAATACTTTCATTATTACAGAATGAAAAGCTGCAATAATAAACTGACATGGACTGAACTGttatggttttatttcatttagtttcaAAGTTTAGCATTCCAagcatattttattatatatatttattacaaGACCTGTTGCAATGACTTGTCCATCACATTTGAACACTGGTAACGCAATCCTACCTACTGACtcacaaaaatcaaaataagtAGGACTGTGGCTTAAAGCAGTATCTTTGTGTCTCTCAACAACTTAGAAATACAAGCATATCAAATATTACCTATCCTTAATATTAAATAGATGTAATAACTATGTAAAGTATTATCTAACGTTTTATATCAAAACGAAAAATTTGTAAAAGCTAACATTTTGCATTTCGTTCTGTTTATCTGCCATTTTCCCCACAATAAACTATTTCTGTTTAACAAGTGAGAAGAGAAGTGAGAAGAGATAGGATGTTGGATGTGTGGAGTGACTAAGAACACAGAAAATACAGGCATAAAACTGCACTGCTGCAAACATGAGCCATCCTCATGGCTGCACATTATCTCCTCCCATGAGCAATTTCTCCTGCGCTAtcaatacagtggacgcttgggttgcaaacgtgatccatgtgggaggcacgtttgcaatccgcagcgttcgcaacccacaggtTGTGATTTGGTGTTTTTGCAC is a window of Zootoca vivipara chromosome 12, rZooViv1.1, whole genome shotgun sequence DNA encoding:
- the GOLGA4 gene encoding golgin subfamily A member 4 isoform X3 gives rise to the protein MTQLLAGMISEPAFLSEYTVFALDPTKRHKPQSESVNVSKQATPSTNNNESEPSSPQPSDVQSFAQKIQIRVPSMESLFRSPLKETLFRSSSKESLVRTSSRDSLNKLDFDSPGPTFDPPSDVESEAEELPGNVDSLPKEQLLQRLRRMERSLGSYRGKYSELVTAYQAVQREKKKLQGILSQSQDKALRRIGELREELQMDQQAKKHLQEEFDASLEEKDQLISVLQTQVSLLKQRLQNGQISIELPDPNVQTQPQVQSPTEDLNTENAVQPESPGGDGDSAKTLEALTQRVKRQENLLHRCKETIRSYKERSAQLTNEKEALQEQLDERLQELEKIKDLHMAEKTKLITQLRDAKNLIEQLEQDKGMVIAETKRQMHETLEMKEEEIAQLRTRVKQVVMQGEELKEQKEKSEKAAFEELEKALSAAQRTEEARKKLQAEMDERIKAVEKASEEERVSLQQELTRVKQEVVNIMKKSSEERITELEKLHKRELASKEQILNDRLRAQDQAFQEQMKTALEKCRSEHLQTTQEKEQQESLALEELELQKKAIQLECDKKLEDMQQEIETFKTRILELESSLPKCSQNDNQLEELTAQIESEKNRHNKEITAMVEKHREELEDVKRQEQQVWTEKLDTLTLQKQSEMEKLKMQLDEVTKVLKEKETQFHGHIEEMNEKTLEKLDVKQTELEALSSELSDTLKIRQDLEQCLSKLKDDADKAKLEFEAKLEQEKNHHKEQVKTIFKDKEVMEKTFKDEISQLKLLLEEKEKCQVELEEHLKTLKESLGKAEIECKEKSTELDGLFQSNENMAREQASIYEQKLIDLQQKLVNVEAEKSRLGEQIVKTEAELNELKAELKFRISDVHDLKCELDEQKKENMQKVSSLTEQHESQLRDLREEVNQAKSHFTDKENELEQTKGLLNQQIEKVGQQLSAKEAEISALKSEYEIKFKQQETQMEKVKEKGKEMQERFKKKLSEQEAKLKKEMENKQLEFSQKEKQFNLKMLEMAHASSTGIDDAVSKLEKNQKEQLESLLEAHKQELEEVVQMWEKKLSQLAEELGEKHEMELQEKDQEVGDLKQKLATFSVEREDRNADITRLKNEQTERDKLLNELQEQLQQTLAQVTVLTQRETDFKKQLEKLEDDLSLSLKEKIEVQEQLSEVKAVGEKENNKVGELAEKLKTYDEQLKALKLSHSKECEDYEKKLEDKHLELQQKKVEFEKLARDIATQLEGYQQKAESFLEVKIAELLEKCNEKISSAISRVVHCHNCTTKIKETILIKITKIPDLEAQLKQIRESHDTLTHCFKESKQHLQEKENLIMSMKVDVDRLETEKEQLQKEGGHQQEAATEKETFITQLKKELSEHINAVTSLKKELNEKKANITDLNKLVSQLEIDKSEKDAATTLLNKQHKENRLQLLNEVQELSSRIETLSQEKATALEQVDHWMNKLSEWKKKAQSRFTQNHNTIKELQNKVELGNNHAIEKEEELNKMKEVCDKQTKHIEHLKGLLEQKQIGREKQESDLVAELKIHTARIAELEEHITRKTAENDSLMDELKRHNEQNNEQKELAQELQQTRVAVIQKDKMLKEMEQEVLLFQKKMQTMEVDLGGKSKEFEETKVALMKSKEEELKSLEERLTSETTAKIGDLKKKAEQKIVSIRKQLTSQMEEREQQYRQDMEQQLKQKLQDKEDKITYLEDKIRSINSELEKEMIQKVETIKVSTEQDKVCALGNMQQMYELKIDGLQKDLLEKERQLKKYDEEQKASSVSKLEAQYQQEELCKKEQEDHWLIEKLQQTLEEQIKKHAAIQEELKTKEQKEQNMEDMIKDLQEKLQEKEGERQTLQQKMHSLDEALTKERELNRIEMGATISKHDENLQGLQQQLEERNGLIKDLKESTEEKSRSVLELQKLLDDLHIEQKDLQAKVEETEREKQKLAKDVSRLQKDLRILRKEHQQELEIMKKESVEEMEQKIKYEQEDIELKHNSTLKQLMREFNTQMAQKDQEIETAIKETISKAQEVESELIESHHAEITQLHKKLLGKDDDLQRTVKKYEEILETREEEMSEKVNELQNQLEKLQEEYKQRLADEESWNSGEVTIAELQAQLAQKTTLVSDSKLKEQEFIEQIHTLQDQLKNYEKNMYVTTVASPYRDGNLCHSDVSLFGEPTEFEYLRKVLFEYMMGRETKTMAKVITSVLKFPADQAQKILDREDARALFTSPRSGIF